Proteins encoded within one genomic window of Episyrphus balteatus chromosome 1, idEpiBalt1.1, whole genome shotgun sequence:
- the LOC129921241 gene encoding histone H3.v1-like, producing the protein MGKKEKRKDEAAATYDEFIKKVREGISSHGKEFLLQIHEKLNAFDELYTEEDDQQQENDDQQEEEDQEQPARELEDQEQPAEEQEEEKEALLSDFEDLDDIAKTRQVIVDNNDAEMIDAGQEPPKAQPESAFIKVIRIKRKRKPAAMSSEQLEAKKPTPSTPPPTPTPSAAVVPTTSSAPATQMDSAAATTRKTSRTTTTMEGTSREKLMPPIVCFKLNVAELNRVTEYNNFVVELDKDCDIPAVFKKTLLLNQKIHWKNSGLPPSPSARTARRLDMLPATVACGTDASNARTSIYQESAQGRRTTRRMTMFTA; encoded by the coding sequence ATGGGTAAAAAGGAAAAGCGGAAGGACGAAGCAGCCGCTACCTATGACGAATTCATAAAAAAGGTCAGAGAAGGCATTTCTTCTCATGGAAAGGAGTTTCTGCTCCAAATACATGAGAAGCTCAATGCCTTTGATGAGCTCTATACTGAAGAAGATGACCAGCAACAAGAAAATGACGATCAACAAGAAGAAGAGGATCAAGAACAGCCAGCAAGAGAACTAGAGGATCAAGAACAGCCAGCAGAAGAACAAGAGGAGGAAAAAGAAGCTCTACTGTCCGATTTCGAGGACTTAGACGACATCGCCAAAACCAGACAAGTCATTGTGGATAACAATGACGCCGAAATGATCGATGCCGGACAAGAACCACCGAAAGCCCAGCCAGAATCTGCCTTTATCAAGGTGATTCGAATTAAGAGGAAGAGGAAGCCAGCAGCCATGTCTTCTGAGCAATTGGAGGCCAAGAAACCAACCCCGTCGACACCACCACCAACGCCAACTCCATCAGCCGCAGTTGTACCAACCACCTCATCAGCCCCAGCAACCCAAATGGACTCAGCCGCAGCAACTACCCGGAAGACATCAAGGACAACCACCACCATGGAAGGAACATCTAGGGAGAAGCTTATGCCACCCATTGTCTGCTTTAAATTGAATGTCGCAGAGCTCAACCGTGTAACCGAGTACAACAATTTTGTTGTAGAACTGGACAAGGACTGCGACATCCCAGCAGTCTTCAAGAAAACACTACTCCTGAACCAGAAAATCCATTGGAAAAATTCAGGTCTACCACCATCACCCAGTGCAAGAACTGCCAGGCGTTTGGACATGTTGCCAGCAACTGTGGCATGCGGTACAGATGCGTCAAATGCAAGGACCAGCATTTACCAGGAGAGTGCCCAAGGACGAAGAACAACACGAAGGATGACAATGTTTACTGCGTAA